The region TTATCTGCTATAGTTGAAGTAGTATTTGCTATCTCTTGTGTTTCGTTTGCAATTCCTGCATTTTCTTGTGTTTGTTGGTCTAAAGAGTTAATTGCATCATTTATTTGTTTTATTCCTGTTAATTGCTCCTTACTAGCTGTTTCTACACTTGAAATTAACTCTAAAGTTTTTGAAACATTAATATTTAAACTCTCATATCCTGTTATCATTGTATCTGCAATATTTTTACCGCTATTTGCTTTTTGTGTTGCTTCAGTGACTATATCTTTAATCTCTTTTGCTGCTTCAGCAGACCTAGCTGCAAGGTTTCTTACCTCTTGAGCAACTACAGCAAAACCTTTTCCAGCTTCACCTGCTGTTGCTGCTTCTACTGCTGCATTTAGTGATAAAATATTTGTTTGAAATGCTATTTGGTCAATTACAGTAATTGCTTCATTAATAGCTGTTACTTCATTATTAATCTCATCCATAGCTTTTGTAGTTTCATTTGCTAAATTACTACCTTGTGTTGCTGCATGATTTAACTCATTTGCATAACCTGACATTTGAATAATCATATCAGTATTTCCTGTTACATTACTTGTAACCTCTTCTAATGCTGCTGCTGTTTCTTCTAATGCTGCTGCTGCTTTATTTGAGTTTGTATTTAAAGTTTTAATATTTTCTAGTAAAGAATGTGCTGAGTCATTTATTGTTACACCACTTTTCTTATTTTCCACTAAGATATTTGTAATCGCACTACCTAAAGAGTTAACTCCACCTGCAAGTTCTAAAATATGTTCTTTTAGTCCTTCTGTTGGAACTTTGTTCATAAAGTTACTATTTGAATATTGCTCTAAAATATCTAGTACAGTAGTAATGTTTTTTTCAAGGTTTGTACCCATTTGATTAATAAGACTTGTTAACTCATTTAAAGATGGATTTGTACAGTGAGCAGTTACTTTTTTTGTAAATGCACCTTTTTCAAACTCTGATAAAACTTCAATTGTATTATCAATTGTATTTCTATCTTCATCTATCATATGTTTAATTTTATCAATGTTTTCATTTACAGTTATTGCCATTATCCCAACTTCATCATGAGAATCCGCATCAAGTAATTTTACTTCATTAACTTCTCTATTTAAATATTTAAAAAAGTTTAGTAAACCACCTTGAAACTCTTTTAATCTTTGTGCAATATTTTTTGCTATAACTAAAGAAAAAATTAAAATTATAAAAATAATTACTATAGAAATAATGATAACTGTAGTTTCAATTTGTTTAATTGAAGCTTCTATAAATTGTGATGCATCTTTTGTCATCTTTTTTAATAACATTTCAGTTTGATGAATAGTTTTTCTCATTTCACCTTGAATTCCAGATTTACTATCTAAACCTAAAACTTTCTCTGCCTCAACCAATGTCAAGAAATCATTTTTATAACTTATTAAAAAGTCCTTTCTATCTCCTGCAACTAAACTGTCCATTGCTAATAGGTCATTGATTATCTTTGAAAATTTATCTACATATTTTAAATCTCTTCTTAACATAAAATCTTTTTCTTGTTTTCTTAAATCATATACTATTGCTAAAAGTTTATTATTATGGGATTTTTTTGCACTATCTTGTACTTTATGTACAGCTTCTCTTAAACTTCCATATAAACCATCTTTTGGATTTAATCCAATCTCTTGTTGTTTAGAAACAAGTGAAAAAAATACATTTTTATATTTTTCAATTATTTCATCAAATTTAATTAAATCTGAATTATCAACATCTAATTCTTTTAATAATAGATCTAATTCTCTAATATTTGATTTTAATGTCTCTGTATTTTTTGTGAAACTAGCTTTATATTTTAAATCTTTTCTTGCCAGAAAATCTTTCTCATTTCTTCTTAACATCAACATATCAGAATTCAAAGTTTCAACTAATGCTTTTGCATTTCCTAGAGTATGAACATTAGAAATTGATTGAAACAAAAGTACACTTAGTACTCCTAAACCAAAAATTGACATAATTGCCAATATATAAAGTTTTACTTTTATTGAGATTTTATTTAGCATTATTAAAGCCTTTTTTTTGTTTACAAAATTATATAGAAATAGCAAAAATAGATATAATAACTTTTACTTCTTTTATATGAGGAAGTATATCAAACACACAATCTAATTAAAATTTGTTAATTTTTTACTAATATAAATTTAGTAAATCATAAGTAATGTTAGTAAATTTTATAAAATTATCTATTAATTGTAATAGATAAAGTCAAGTAAATAAGATATTGTTTTTGTATATGAGGCATCATAATCAAGCTGTTCACATTTTTTAATTACAACATTACAAATCTCATCAATCTCTATGGTTCTGCCGTTTTCAACATCAACAAGCATTGATGGTTTTATTGAATCGAAATGTTTAATTAATTCAAACATTTGTTCTACATCTTTTTCTGATATTTCAACATTATCAATTTTTGCTGCAATTGCAGTCTCTTTCATCAAACCATAAACAATTTGAGATAATTTTTCATTTGTCATAACAATACCAGTTTTTACTCTTAATAAAGCACATATAGCATTAACACCATTATTTATAATAAGTTTTTTCCATAATTCAACTTTAATATCTGATACAATTTCACATTTTGTGTCAGCATTAACTAAACTATTTTTAAAACTCTCCATAAAAGTTCTATTTAGATCATTTTCTTTAATAGCACCAATTATAGTTTCAACATCTCCTGTTGATTCAATTACTCCTGGTTCAATAATATGTGCACCAATTTTTCTTGATATTCCTCCAATAACTTTTTCTTTTTGAAAATATTCACATAATATATCTTCATTTTCAACACCATTTTGCAAAGAGATTAAATATGGATAAGATATATTTTTATCAATAATATTACTTAACTTTTTAGCAAGTTCTTTTGTAGAAGTTGATTTTGTAGAAAATATAATTGCATCACTTTCTTGAATTATCTTAGAATCAATTTCATCTAAACTATAAACATCAATCTTTTCATTAAAAGCAAATGTACTGTGTGTTAAGTTCAAACCTCTTTCTTTTAGAACTTTTAAGTGCTCACCTCTTGCAATAAACTTTACACTATTACCTGATAAAATT is a window of Halarcobacter sp. DNA encoding:
- a CDS encoding methyl-accepting chemotaxis protein; the encoded protein is MLNKISIKVKLYILAIMSIFGLGVLSVLLFQSISNVHTLGNAKALVETLNSDMLMLRRNEKDFLARKDLKYKASFTKNTETLKSNIRELDLLLKELDVDNSDLIKFDEIIEKYKNVFFSLVSKQQEIGLNPKDGLYGSLREAVHKVQDSAKKSHNNKLLAIVYDLRKQEKDFMLRRDLKYVDKFSKIINDLLAMDSLVAGDRKDFLISYKNDFLTLVEAEKVLGLDSKSGIQGEMRKTIHQTEMLLKKMTKDASQFIEASIKQIETTVIIISIVIIFIILIFSLVIAKNIAQRLKEFQGGLLNFFKYLNREVNEVKLLDADSHDEVGIMAITVNENIDKIKHMIDEDRNTIDNTIEVLSEFEKGAFTKKVTAHCTNPSLNELTSLINQMGTNLEKNITTVLDILEQYSNSNFMNKVPTEGLKEHILELAGGVNSLGSAITNILVENKKSGVTINDSAHSLLENIKTLNTNSNKAAAALEETAAALEEVTSNVTGNTDMIIQMSGYANELNHAATQGSNLANETTKAMDEINNEVTAINEAITVIDQIAFQTNILSLNAAVEAATAGEAGKGFAVVAQEVRNLAARSAEAAKEIKDIVTEATQKANSGKNIADTMITGYESLNINVSKTLELISSVETASKEQLTGIKQINDAINSLDQQTQENAGIANETQEIANTTSTIADKIIEEANEKEFVGKNDIKETKRVSDKKSTTIHLSKKTEVQSKSPIKNENIKKDNNVEIKPINVDDDEWESF
- a CDS encoding 2-dehydropantoate 2-reductase is translated as MKIIILGTGGIGAFYGAKLILSGNSVKFIARGEHLKVLKERGLNLTHSTFAFNEKIDVYSLDEIDSKIIQESDAIIFSTKSTSTKELAKKLSNIIDKNISYPYLISLQNGVENEDILCEYFQKEKVIGGISRKIGAHIIEPGVIESTGDVETIIGAIKENDLNRTFMESFKNSLVNADTKCEIVSDIKVELWKKLIINNGVNAICALLRVKTGIVMTNEKLSQIVYGLMKETAIAAKIDNVEISEKDVEQMFELIKHFDSIKPSMLVDVENGRTIEIDEICNVVIKKCEQLDYDASYTKTISYLLDFIYYN